The genomic stretch ACTGGCAAAAAACAAAAGAGCAGAAAACGAAGAGAAATACACAGCCTACACCGGAACAGCATTCAAATCCACTACTGCCAATCTTTTCAATGTCCCTTTTCAGATACCCATCGCCAGCGGTTTTATCCTTCCCGGAAAGGGAGACACGGGAATAATGTTTTACTCAGAGCAAATCAGTAAACACAACTTTCAAAATGAATACAGTTTTAGCGACAGCGTGATAGCCTACAGAGCTGGTGGCAACCTCCCCGTTCCTAATTTCAATTATGTATCGGATAAAGACTTGTCATTATACCACAATCAGCTGTCCTTGCCTGAGTTGGATTATCGCAAGTACTTTTCACCTCTTGGTGATAGAGGTTTGCGTTACTACAAGTTTTCCGCCAAGGGTACTTATATGGATGGAAATCGCAAAGTCTTTCGCATAAGCTTTGAACCAAAAAAATACGGTAGCGCTACCTTAAAAGGATATATGGAGCTTTATGACTCTACCTACACCTTGGCTTTCGCCAAATTTAGTTTTGACAATGCACACCACCTCAAATCATTGGATAGCGTTGCCGTGGAGCAATTTTTTGTTTACCAAAATGATGAATACCGCCAGGTTCACAATCACCTTACCCATTATCTACACATCACCGGATTTAGTGGAAACTATGAATCCAACACCTATTTTTCGGATTATGAGTATCAAAATTCTAACCCTGAAATAAAGCTAGGAACAGAGGTTTACCATTTAGATTCTTTAGCAATAAATGGTGATAGCAACATTTGGAAAAACCATGCTCCTAAACCTATATCTACACAAGCCGAAAGAGTTTTAACAAGTGAGAATCTCAATAAAATATTTAGAGGAAAATACGCTAGAAACCTACACTTTCACACTGAATTTAAACCTTTTCAGCTGCTCTATAAGAGATACATTTACAGAGAAGATGATCTGTATTTTAATCTTTCTCCTCTGTATTACATGCCAGGGTTCAACACAGTAGAAGGCGCCTATCTCACTTACAAAGTTCCGATAAAGGTATACAAACCAAATACGGAATGGAGCCTTACCCCTATGGTGCGTTATGGTTTTGCGGACAATGAGTTTAAATCAAGGATGACAGCTGAGCTCACGTACGACCTCAAAAACCCAAAAAAAGTATCACTGGAAGTAGGCCATGTTTTTGACCAGTTTAATGAAGAAGATCCCATATCGCCATTTATCAATACCTACTACAGCTTGGTTCTTGGCAAAAACTACATGAAGCTATATGGCAAAGACTACATTCGTGCGGGATACCAGCTTGAAATTGTGAACGGCCTGGAGTTCCAGTCGTCACTGGAATATGGTAACCGCTTTGCTGTGTATAATAATACAGATTACACCTTTTTTGGTGATGGAAGTAATTTTACTCCAAACAACCCCACGGCTGATGATGTGATTGATGAAAATGGATTCAAGGAACATCATGCTTTAACATTTAGAACTCAGCTAGCTTATCAATTTCATCAGAGATACAAAACCATAAATGGTAAAAAGGTAGCTCTACAAATGAATACTCCGCGAGTGTACCTCAATTACCGACAAGGAATAAAATCCAGCTTTAGCGACACAAGGTTTGCTTTTGCCTCAGCAGGGATTTCCTTCAATACTGATTTAGGAAATGCAGGTCACACCAAATGGGATTTTAGTGCAGGTGGTTTTATGGACAACAAGTACATGGAATTTATCGATTATCAACATTTTAATGGTACTCAAACTTTTTACCTGCAGCAAAGTGCCTATTCTTATAGTTCCATCAAACGATTTAGCACTTTGGGATATTATAGCTACAGTACCGATCAGGCCTTTATTGAAGCGCACGTAGAACATCATTTTGACGGAGCGCTTTTATCAAAGATTTCTTTTTTAAGAAATACCGGAATTCATGCGTTTGGCGGTGCTAATTATCTGAATAATTTCAGTGACCCTCAGTTTTTGGAAGTAGTTTTTGGAATAGATAATATCATGGATATTCTAAAAATAGAAATTGCAAGTAGCATACACAATATCAACGATGTACGCCCAACCATTCTGGTGGGTATCGACTTCAATTATCTTTATTACGTTCGTAATAAAAGGTAATTTTTTCTCTTCTTCAGCCAACCTTTCAGGCTAAGCTTTCGTGTACGCTCATAAATCTATCAACCTATGAAGCTACTGTATTTACTAATCCCTGCCCTACTTCTCACAGCATGTGGCGAAGAGCCCGAAACCTACACAGAATACACACCTGTACTCCTCAAAAGATCTGACCTTGAAAAATCTATTAAAGTAGAAAGCGCCCGTCCAATAAAGGATGCTGGTAAAATCTACCGCAAGGGAAGCCTTCTTTTTATCAATGAAAAATTTGAAGGTGTGCACGTATACAACAATGGTGATCCGAAAAAACCTGTGGCCTTAGGGTTAATCAAAATTCCGGGCAATGTTGACATTACCATTAATAACGACATTATTTATGCAGACAATGCTGTAGACCTTGTGGCACTGAGATATTCTAATGAGCAAATTCAAATTTTGGATCGCGACAGAGATGTCTTTCCAGAAATCGTGGCTCCTGATTTTGGAAATATACCAGATGAATATACCGCCACAAATCGTCCTGAAAATACCGTAATCGTAAAATGGGAAAAACTATGAAAAAGCTACTCTTACTTACTGCGTCCATCCTTTTTTTAGTGAGCTGCCAAGATGGAGTTTCAGACACAAGCGCTATCCCCGGAACTGGCCAAGGCGGCAGTTTAGCACGTTTCGCCATTTCATCTGATTTTATGTTTGCCGTAAATGGTCAATCTCTAAAAGTATTCAGTCTTAGTGACCCGGAAAACCCACGGTTGCTTTCTACCCAAAACCTTGGTGTAAATG from Owenweeksia hongkongensis DSM 17368 encodes the following:
- a CDS encoding DUF5686 family protein, whose amino-acid sequence is MAQPKSIYGSVRDKDGEPISQALLWVSDMDTIFYSDNNGDFNIPILSHKHYLKVTAPEFSSKRIVLPYNHNQPLLIYLEQNITDEYFNPYEVVRLAKNKRAENEEKYTAYTGTAFKSTTANLFNVPFQIPIASGFILPGKGDTGIMFYSEQISKHNFQNEYSFSDSVIAYRAGGNLPVPNFNYVSDKDLSLYHNQLSLPELDYRKYFSPLGDRGLRYYKFSAKGTYMDGNRKVFRISFEPKKYGSATLKGYMELYDSTYTLAFAKFSFDNAHHLKSLDSVAVEQFFVYQNDEYRQVHNHLTHYLHITGFSGNYESNTYFSDYEYQNSNPEIKLGTEVYHLDSLAINGDSNIWKNHAPKPISTQAERVLTSENLNKIFRGKYARNLHFHTEFKPFQLLYKRYIYREDDLYFNLSPLYYMPGFNTVEGAYLTYKVPIKVYKPNTEWSLTPMVRYGFADNEFKSRMTAELTYDLKNPKKVSLEVGHVFDQFNEEDPISPFINTYYSLVLGKNYMKLYGKDYIRAGYQLEIVNGLEFQSSLEYGNRFAVYNNTDYTFFGDGSNFTPNNPTADDVIDENGFKEHHALTFRTQLAYQFHQRYKTINGKKVALQMNTPRVYLNYRQGIKSSFSDTRFAFASAGISFNTDLGNAGHTKWDFSAGGFMDNKYMEFIDYQHFNGTQTFYLQQSAYSYSSIKRFSTLGYYSYSTDQAFIEAHVEHHFDGALLSKISFLRNTGIHAFGGANYLNNFSDPQFLEVVFGIDNIMDILKIEIASSIHNINDVRPTILVGIDFNYLYYVRNKR